A window from Hemicordylus capensis ecotype Gifberg chromosome 2, rHemCap1.1.pri, whole genome shotgun sequence encodes these proteins:
- the SLC10A3 gene encoding P3 protein → MTLPSIHTMSRAALLFLLLLLVTGWTWGIMVDVPYLSVGDGAALEFDFPEHSHGILLVSSRYPGPDAWLSVDSLEPVVLAIENVSASWRGGFVVRIQSGLAGVAPLQLRLLEHSRLIEERTDFQIHVCANDAEPAVRSGLGHFSENPILYALLPLIFLNKCAFGCKVEVEALRGLVHQPHPVLLGILGQFVVMPLYGYLMSVAFSLPKPLALGLIISCSSPGGGGGYLYSLLLGGDVTLAISMTLLSTVAATGLMPLSSAFYGRLLGAHETLHVPFLKILVTLLFIAVPISTGMLVKCKLPRLSRLLLLLIKPFSFTLIVGGLFMAYLMGAFILANVQLPTVLAGVTVPIFGLLLGYLLAWCLGLPGPQRRTVSIEVGVQNSLLALAVLQLSFQRAQADFASQAPFIMALSSTSEMLLLLVGHLTYKKLCSPDS, encoded by the coding sequence ATGACCTTGCCATCCATCCACACCATGTCCAGGGCAGCcctgctcttccttctcctcctgctggtaactggctggacttggggaataATGGTTGATGTTCCATATCTTAgtgtaggggatggagctgctttggaatTCGACTTCCCTGAACACAGCCATGGCATCTTGTTGGTGTCCAGCCGCTATCCAGGGCCAGATGCATGGCTGAGTGTGGACTCTCTGGAACCCGTGGTCCTAGCCATTGAGAACGTCAGTGCCTCCTGGAGAGGGGGCTTTGTGGTCAGGATTCAGTCTGGCCTGGCTGGTGTGGCCCCGCTGCAGCTACGGCTGTTGGAGCACAGCCGCCTCATTGAGGAACGGACTGACTTCCAGATCCATGTTTGTGCAAATGACGCAGAGCCAGCAGTCCGGTCAGGCCTAGGCCACTTCTCGGAGAACCCAATCCTCTATGCTCTTCTGCCTCTCATCTTCCTCAACAAGTGTGCATTTGGCTGCAAGGTAGAGGTAGAGGCTCTCCGAGGCCTGGTGCACCAGCCCCATCCTGTCCTGCTAGGCATACTGGGCCAGTTCGTGGTCATGCCCCTCTATGGCTACCTCATGTCCGTGGCCTTTTCTTTGCCTAAGCCGCTGGCCCTGGGATTGATCATTTCTTGCTCCTCccctggtggaggtggtggctacCTGTACAGCCTGTTGCTGGGTGGCGATGTCACGCTAGCCATCTCTATGACCCTTCTGTCCACAGTTGCTGCCACGGGGCTGATGCCCCTCTCCTCGGCATTCTATGGCCGACTTCTCGGTGCCCATGAGACGCTTCACGTGCCCTTCCTCAAGATCCTCGTCACCCTCCTCTTCATCGCCGTGCCAATCTCGACTGGCATGTTGGTTAAGTGCAAACTGCCCCGCCTTTCCCGTCTACTCCTGCTTCTGATCAAACCCTTCAGCTTCACCCTCATTGTTGGGGGGCTCTTCATGGCTTACCTGATGGGGGCCTTCATCCTGGCGAATGTGCAGCTCCCTACCGTGCTGGCGGGGGTTACTGTGCCCATCTTTGGCCTGCTTTTGGGCTACTTGCTGGCTTGGTGCTTGGGACTGCCTGGACCGCAGCGTCGGACGGTGAGCATCGAGGTCGGCGTGCAAAACAGCCTGCTGGCCTTGGCTGTGCTGCAGCTCTCCTTCCAGCGGGCCCAGGCCGACTTTGCCTCACAGGCTCCTTTCATTATGGCTCTGAGTAGCACTTCAGAGATGTTGTTGCTGCTTGTGGGGCATTTAACGTACAAGAAACTCTGCTCTCCTGACTCCTGA